The following are from one region of the Stanieria sp. NIES-3757 genome:
- a CDS encoding Integrase catalytic region, whose product MLSENDFQHWCDRNKISEEAKQEIQIIRSSEPSRKVGGGKRSVSGRYSSQKMGVTIQFESHKVELPFIYQLEHDEDVLEYYDQPPPFKLSYQSESGKNIGFFYTPDFFVIRTDSAGWWECKTEENLQKLAQKNPNRYFLDDDNHWRCPSAEDYANRFGWDFSIWSSASVNWTMQRNLEFLEDYYRLRGRKKLNESSFIAIISIIKAKPGITLLELFHVSENIEADDIYHLIAQETIYLDLSVAPLVEPEKCLLFCDRVTALSYSAITASQATNNTVISPIIDLNVGNIVIYNGKALTIALIGEDNILLQTAENQSIEFPQDTFENLIRQGKITSFQKTKTNEIDPQALELLQQASEKDLKDANYRYHSIQPYLNGEPIRRDTPQERSLRNWLSAYNKARHQYGYGYLGLLSFEHQKGNRNRRLPQNILDKIDDFIENHYETKKQPTKQSTYAAFANFCAQAGIPDCQIPTYKTFIKEIKKHSGYEQTLKRAGSRAAYELEQFYWELNLTTPRHGDFPFHICHIDHTQSDIELRCSKTGKSLGRPWITFLVDAFSRSILAVYITYDPPSYRSCMMVLRICVQRHGRLPQTIITDNGKEFHSTYFETLLAMFECTLKHRPAAKSRFSGVCERLFGTTNQQLLYNLAGNTQITKKVRLATKSVNPKNLSLWNIGLLYLYLCEWAYEVYETTEHPALDGYSPREAFINGVKQFGNRDLRRIAYDNNFKILTLPTTSQGKAKVRPGKGVKIEYKDYWHNALRDPEIENNWVDVRYDPFNAGIAYVYVRGQWVECISEYYPLFRGRSEKEIRLATAELKKRHQNHHGNYKIRAKQLGNFLAKTETEEILLEQRLRDEQTHEVFRVIEGGTPNVLPFTSPTITVEETVNTRSKPNMPVEEKSSSDAIEPPKFKRFKKY is encoded by the coding sequence ATGTTGTCCGAAAACGATTTTCAGCATTGGTGCGATCGCAACAAAATATCAGAGGAAGCAAAGCAAGAGATACAAATTATTCGCTCATCTGAACCCTCTCGTAAAGTTGGAGGAGGAAAGCGAAGTGTTTCTGGAAGGTATTCAAGCCAAAAAATGGGCGTTACGATTCAGTTTGAATCGCATAAAGTAGAATTGCCCTTCATTTATCAGCTAGAACACGATGAAGATGTTCTGGAATACTACGATCAACCGCCACCTTTTAAACTGAGCTATCAATCTGAGTCTGGAAAAAACATTGGATTTTTTTATACTCCAGATTTTTTTGTAATCCGCACAGATAGTGCAGGTTGGTGGGAATGTAAAACCGAAGAAAACCTCCAGAAATTAGCCCAAAAAAATCCCAATCGTTATTTTTTAGATGATGATAATCATTGGCGTTGTCCTTCTGCCGAAGATTATGCCAATCGGTTTGGGTGGGACTTTTCTATTTGGTCGAGTGCTAGCGTAAATTGGACAATGCAGCGAAACTTAGAATTTTTAGAGGATTACTATCGACTAAGAGGCAGAAAAAAACTTAATGAATCTAGTTTTATTGCAATTATTTCAATTATTAAAGCTAAACCAGGAATTACTTTATTAGAATTATTTCATGTCTCTGAAAATATCGAGGCTGATGACATTTACCATTTGATCGCCCAAGAAACAATTTACCTCGATTTAAGTGTTGCCCCTCTAGTAGAACCTGAAAAATGTTTACTATTTTGCGATCGCGTTACGGCTTTATCTTATAGTGCTATTACTGCTTCTCAAGCCACAAATAATACAGTTATTTCTCCAATAATTGACCTTAATGTGGGAAATATTGTTATTTACAATGGTAAAGCTCTAACTATTGCTTTAATTGGCGAAGATAATATACTTTTGCAAACAGCAGAAAATCAGTCTATTGAGTTTCCTCAAGATACTTTTGAAAATTTAATTCGCCAAGGAAAAATTACTAGCTTCCAAAAGACTAAAACTAATGAAATCGATCCTCAAGCTTTAGAGTTATTACAACAAGCTAGCGAAAAAGACTTAAAAGATGCCAATTATCGTTATCATTCAATTCAGCCATATTTAAATGGTGAGCCTATTAGAAGAGATACTCCTCAAGAAAGGTCTTTGAGAAACTGGTTGTCAGCATATAACAAAGCTCGACATCAGTATGGTTATGGTTATCTTGGATTACTTAGTTTTGAACACCAAAAAGGAAACCGTAACAGAAGGTTGCCTCAAAATATTTTAGATAAAATCGACGATTTTATTGAAAATCACTACGAAACAAAAAAACAACCAACAAAACAATCGACCTATGCAGCTTTTGCTAATTTTTGCGCTCAAGCTGGAATTCCCGATTGCCAAATACCCACCTATAAAACTTTTATCAAAGAAATAAAAAAACACTCTGGATACGAACAAACTCTCAAAAGAGCAGGTTCTCGGGCTGCTTATGAATTAGAGCAATTTTACTGGGAATTAAATCTAACTACCCCTCGTCATGGTGATTTCCCTTTTCATATCTGTCACATAGATCACACACAATCGGATATTGAACTGAGATGTTCTAAAACAGGAAAAAGTTTGGGAAGACCTTGGATTACTTTTCTTGTAGATGCCTTTTCTCGTAGCATTTTAGCTGTTTATATTACTTACGACCCGCCATCATACCGTTCTTGCATGATGGTTTTAAGAATCTGCGTACAACGTCATGGGCGATTGCCTCAAACAATCATTACAGATAACGGTAAAGAGTTTCATAGCACTTATTTTGAGACTCTTTTAGCTATGTTTGAATGTACTCTTAAGCATCGTCCTGCTGCAAAATCCAGATTCAGTGGGGTTTGCGAAAGATTATTTGGAACTACTAATCAACAGTTGCTCTACAATTTAGCAGGAAATACTCAAATTACCAAAAAAGTCAGACTTGCCACTAAATCGGTTAATCCCAAAAACCTATCTCTTTGGAATATTGGTCTTTTATATCTTTATCTTTGTGAGTGGGCATACGAAGTTTACGAGACAACAGAACATCCTGCCCTAGATGGTTATAGCCCGAGAGAAGCATTTATTAATGGGGTCAAACAGTTTGGTAATCGCGATCTTCGGCGAATTGCTTACGACAACAATTTTAAAATTTTAACTCTACCCACCACATCCCAAGGAAAAGCCAAAGTTAGACCAGGAAAAGGCGTAAAGATAGAGTACAAAGATTACTGGCACAATGCTTTGCGCGATCCCGAAATAGAAAACAATTGGGTCGATGTTAGATACGACCCTTTTAATGCGGGAATCGCTTACGTTTATGTTCGAGGTCAGTGGGTTGAATGTATTAGTGAATATTATCCTTTATTTCGAGGACGTTCCGAAAAAGAGATTCGCTTGGCTACTGCTGAATTGAAAAAACGCCATCAAAATCACCACGGCAATTACAAAATTAGAGCCAAGCAATTAGGAAATTTTTTAGCCAAAACAGAAACAGAAGAAATACTGCTAGAACAGCGTTTACGCGATGAACAGACTCATGAAGTTTTTCGAGTTATTGAGGGAGGCACGCCCAATGTTCTACCTTTTACTTCTCCGACGATAACCGTCGAGGAAACTGTTAACACTCGCTCGAAACCAAATATGCCAGTAGAAGAGAAGTCTTCATCTGATGCGATCGAGCCTCCCAAATTTAAAAGATTTAAAAAATATTAA
- a CDS encoding AAA ATPase codes for MSSEREFPLELLKANKEHRLNYYDEYTMAHPFLDRAFEDLKPLVRHCGETRLIFIVGPTGVGKTKLRQLTEKWILEKLWESIRSNMGHLAVASVEAVLQKSGLFNAKDHLKRCLYALHEPEEFIKNKINYGVDGIYRTDEGKLAIKSRILETDLGWALEQALKHRHPQIFFIDEAHHMLAVASGRKLTEVPEAIKSLANRTEVLHGLIGTYDLLTLHDIGDQLSRRSLYIHLPRYDAKFIEDREDWQSIVWNFQTQIPIEEEPDFVSDWEYLYERSLGCVGILKNWTRNAFADAMEDEAKTVTLKHLERRALSIGQCRNILKKIKEGENNYAAIEGEVEKLRTELELGIEPISRTQPISQSYSGANQTASQKPKSKQAVGQRRAKRDRVGIDKDAG; via the coding sequence ATGTCTTCAGAAAGAGAATTTCCTTTAGAGCTATTAAAAGCCAATAAAGAGCATCGTCTTAATTACTACGATGAATATACAATGGCTCATCCTTTCTTAGATCGAGCTTTTGAAGACCTCAAGCCTCTAGTTCGGCATTGTGGAGAAACAAGGCTAATTTTCATTGTCGGTCCAACAGGAGTCGGCAAGACTAAATTGAGACAGCTAACTGAAAAATGGATTTTAGAGAAACTATGGGAATCAATTAGAAGTAATATGGGTCACTTAGCAGTAGCCAGTGTGGAAGCTGTATTGCAAAAATCGGGTTTATTTAATGCCAAAGACCACCTCAAACGCTGTTTGTATGCTCTTCACGAACCAGAAGAATTTATCAAAAACAAAATTAATTATGGGGTCGATGGTATTTATCGGACTGATGAAGGAAAATTGGCAATTAAATCGAGAATCTTAGAAACCGATTTAGGTTGGGCATTAGAGCAAGCTTTAAAACACCGCCATCCACAGATTTTTTTTATAGACGAGGCTCATCATATGCTGGCGGTTGCCAGTGGACGTAAACTGACAGAAGTACCAGAAGCGATCAAGTCTTTGGCTAACCGAACAGAAGTTTTACATGGATTGATCGGTACATACGATCTGTTGACTCTTCATGATATTGGCGATCAATTGAGCAGAAGAAGTCTTTACATTCACTTACCTCGCTATGATGCCAAATTTATTGAAGATAGAGAAGATTGGCAAAGTATTGTCTGGAATTTTCAGACTCAGATTCCCATTGAAGAAGAGCCAGATTTTGTATCTGATTGGGAATATCTTTATGAGCGAAGTTTGGGTTGTGTAGGAATACTTAAAAATTGGACAAGAAATGCTTTTGCCGATGCGATGGAGGACGAAGCAAAAACAGTTACTCTTAAGCATTTAGAACGACGAGCTTTGTCTATCGGTCAGTGTCGCAATATCCTCAAAAAAATCAAAGAGGGTGAAAACAACTACGCTGCGATCGAAGGAGAAGTTGAAAAACTTCGTACAGAGCTTGAATTAGGTATTGAGCCTATTTCTAGGACACAACCAATATCTCAATCTTATTCAGGAGCAAATCAAACAGCTAGTCAAAAACCAAAATCTAAACAAGCTGTCGGTCAACGTAGAGCTAAACGCGATCGAGTAGGAATAGATAAAGATGCAGGATAA
- a CDS encoding CopG/DNA-binding domain-containing protein has translation MPKGQKKSKGVPELHDEVKKRVNLSLTPTAIAGLDRLSQELNLSRSELVEQVGRGSLPLAEQSSLSEEFVISLTHSLSLTERDRLPEKMGAFLATDFAQFAYLGSSSNLKKRFAEQTFIEKLEKIKASKTPKSSDIQVIWIECNNYKVLTRIEQELLAQFRHLVFVQNQSSSQGKFL, from the coding sequence ATGCCTAAAGGACAAAAGAAATCGAAAGGAGTCCCAGAACTTCATGATGAAGTCAAAAAGAGAGTAAATTTGTCCTTAACGCCAACTGCGATCGCGGGGTTAGATCGACTTTCTCAGGAACTCAATTTGTCGCGCTCGGAATTAGTCGAACAAGTAGGAAGAGGTTCGCTTCCATTAGCCGAGCAAAGTAGCTTATCTGAAGAGTTTGTAATTTCCCTAACACATTCGTTATCTTTAACAGAACGCGATCGCTTACCAGAAAAAATGGGTGCATTTTTGGCAACAGATTTTGCTCAGTTTGCCTACTTGGGTTCTAGTTCTAATTTAAAAAAAAGATTTGCCGAGCAGACTTTTATCGAAAAACTAGAAAAAATTAAAGCTAGTAAAACTCCAAAAAGCTCCGATATTCAAGTCATTTGGATCGAATGCAACAACTACAAAGTATTAACTAGAATCGAACAAGAATTATTAGCTCAGTTTCGTCATCTTGTTTTTGTTCAGAATCAATCGTCTAGTCAGGGCAAATTTCTTTAA